From the Lathyrus oleraceus cultivar Zhongwan6 chromosome 4, CAAS_Psat_ZW6_1.0, whole genome shotgun sequence genome, one window contains:
- the LOC127074383 gene encoding probable prolyl 4-hydroxylase 9 — MKAKTVKGNWSFRTNKLTFPYVFLICIFFFLAGFFGSTLFSHSQDGDGYGLRPRQMLLESAKGTKYNLMTAGEFGDDSITSIPFQVLSWKPRALYFPNFATAEQCETIVAAAKVGLKPSSLALRKGETAENTKGIRTSSGVFISASEDKTGTLDVIEEKIARATMIPRSHGEAFNILRYEVGQRYNSHYDAFNPTEYGPQKSQRMASFLLYLTDVQDGGETMFPFENGLNMDGSYGYEDCIGLKVKPRQGDGLLFYSLLPNGTIDQTSLHGSCPVIKGQKWVATKWIRDHDQEQEEQDD, encoded by the exons ATGAAAGCAAAAACGGTCAAAGGAAACTGGAGCTTCAGAACAAACAAGCTCACTTTCCCCTACGTTTTTCTTATATGCATCTTCTTCTTCCTCGCTGGATTCTTCGGTTCTACTCTCTTCTCTCACTCTCAG GATGGCGATGGATATGGCTTGAGGCCGAGACAGATGCTGCTTGAATCGGCGAAGGGGACTAAGTACAATTTGATGACTGCCGGAGAGTTTGGTGATGATTCCATTACATCGATTCCTTTTCAG GTTTTGAGCTGGAAGCCACGGGCTCTTTATTTTCCTAATTTTGCAACTGCTGAGCAATGTGAAACCATAGTTGCTGCAGCAAAGGTAGgccttaaaccatcatcattAGCTTTGCGCAAGGGAGAAACTGCGGAGAATACTAAGGGAATTAGAACAAG CTCTGGTGTGTTTATTAGTGCTTCTGAAGATAAAACAGGGACTTTAGATGTTATTGAGGAGAAAATTGCGAGAGCGACAATGATTCCTAGGAGTCATGGAGAG GCATTTAATATCCTACGCTATGAGGTTGGTCAAAGATATAATTCACATTATGATGCATTCAATCCTACTGAATATGGCCCACAAAAGAGCCAAAGG ATGGCTTCTTTTTTGCTGTATTTAACTGATGTTCAGGATGGTGGCGAAACTATGTTTCCTTTTGAG AATGGCTTGAATATGGATGGTAGCTATGGCTACGAAGACTGCATTGGTTTAAAAGTAAAGCCAAGACAGGGGGACGGGCTTCTATTTTATTCACTGCTCCCCAACGGCACAATCGATCAG ACATCACTGCATGGGAGCTGCCCTGTGATAAAAGGGCAGAAGTGGGTGGCCACGAAGTGGATAAGGGATCATGATCAAGAACAGGAAGAACAGGATGATTAG
- the LOC127136566 gene encoding uncharacterized protein LOC127136566 produces MLDQALWACRTSPKEATGTTPFRLTYGHDAVLPVEIQVQAVRTQRQCEIPSEDYWSMMTDELVDVDEERMLALDSLQRQKEKVARAYNKRVKGKMFAVDDLVWRVILPMDRNDKMLGKWSPNWEGPFKVVQAFSNNAYEVEELAPDRRILRVNGKYLKKYRPLLQEVIILAD; encoded by the coding sequence ATGTTAGACCAAGCcttgtgggcatgtcgaacgtcaCCAAAAGAAGCAACTGGAACAACCCCATTTCGACTGACTTATGGGCATGACGCAGTATTGCCAGTAGAAATTCAGGTCCAGGCGGTCAGGACCCAAAGGCAGTgtgaaataccttctgaagattattGGAGCATGATGACAGACGAATTAGTCGACGTAGATGAAGAAAGAATGCTAGCATTAGACTCTCTACAAAGGCAAAAAGAGAAAGTCGCCCGAGCCTACAACAAAAGGGTGAAAGGGAAAATGTTTGCTGTCGACGATTTGGTTTGGAGGGTGATCTTGCCTATGGACAGAAATGATAAAATGTTGGGTAAGtggtccccaaattgggaagGACCGTTTAAGGTTGTGCAGGCTTTTTCTAATAATGCCTAcgaggtcgaagagttggcaccagaCAGGCGAATTTTAAGAGTGAATGGAAAATACTTGAAAAaatataggcctctccttcaagaggtcataatttTGGCAGATTAA